The Stenotrophomonas maltophilia genome includes a region encoding these proteins:
- a CDS encoding RHS repeat-associated core domain-containing protein, with amino-acid sequence MDLLENGMVASKLRLALFASTSLMYSAIAGAQVVTYVHTDALGSVVAETNGAGAVITRYDYEPYGAAIGEGVADGPGYTGHVSDAATGLSYMQQRYMDPQLGVFLSVDPVTAYGQPVGQFNRYHYANGNPYRFTDPDGRCPEGAGRSTCIDARRFDQSRSSGLDIQLSAQTEKTALANTDSVRVGSGNREKAVTIEASSNGTESIRVDPSMATSSDASGFYAELTPTADTVAVMHGHLEQSGLVDRLTPGDSGPLVSPGVPNITVDSTGSRVGVRELVDGKVQFRMIQGRMTPTEQRLIQQNITKQQELFYLPGSGR; translated from the coding sequence ATGGACCTGCTGGAGAACGGAATGGTGGCTTCGAAGCTGCGGCTGGCGTTGTTCGCATCGACTTCACTGATGTACAGCGCCATTGCCGGCGCACAGGTCGTCACCTACGTCCATACCGACGCCCTCGGGTCGGTTGTCGCTGAAACCAACGGGGCGGGCGCCGTCATCACACGCTATGACTACGAACCCTACGGAGCCGCGATCGGTGAAGGGGTGGCCGATGGTCCTGGCTATACAGGGCATGTAAGCGACGCGGCTACTGGGTTGAGCTACATGCAGCAGCGGTACATGGACCCACAGCTGGGAGTATTCCTGTCGGTGGACCCGGTGACGGCATATGGACAGCCGGTTGGGCAGTTCAACCGCTACCACTACGCCAACGGAAATCCCTACCGGTTCACGGATCCGGATGGACGATGCCCGGAAGGGGCCGGCCGGTCCACGTGCATCGATGCCAGGCGTTTCGACCAGAGCCGATCAAGTGGCCTGGACATCCAGCTTTCGGCGCAGACGGAGAAGACCGCTCTGGCCAACACCGATTCGGTGAGAGTCGGTAGTGGCAACCGGGAGAAGGCTGTCACCATCGAGGCAAGCAGCAACGGTACCGAGTCGATCCGGGTGGATCCATCAATGGCGACGTCCTCGGATGCGTCCGGGTTCTATGCGGAACTGACGCCGACCGCCGATACCGTGGCTGTGATGCACGGCCATCTGGAGCAGAGTGGCCTGGTGGATCGGCTGACGCCAGGAGATTCCGGTCCCCTCGTGAGCCCGGGGGTTCCCAACATCACGGTGGACAGCACGGGTTCGCGGGTTGGTGTGCGTGAGCTGGTCGACGGCAAGGTGCAATTCCGGATGATTCAGGGCCGCATGACGCCGACCGAGCAGCGGCTCATCCAGCAGAACATCACCAAGCAGCAGGAGCTGTTCTACCTGCCAGGAAGTGGGCGATGA
- a CDS encoding multifunctional CCA addition/repair protein has protein sequence MKIYLVGGAVRDRLLQRPAGDHDWVVVGATPAQMEAQGYTAVGRDFPVFLHPKTGEEYALARTERKSGRGYRGFVVDADPGVTLEEDLQRRDFTINAIACDEDSGALVDPYGGVRDIEQRVLRHVGPAFVEDPLRVLRAARFMARFAPLGFTVAEETMALMREIAASGELDALVPERVWQELRKALVSEQPSAFLRTLHDAHALGPILPELEALYGVPQRAEFHPEVDTGIHQEMVSDMAAKLAPGDDLVGFAALTHDLGKGLTPPGEWPRHIMHEQRGIKPLKALCARLKIPAEHQQLAEAVCREHLNVHRIDELRDATVLELLGRCDALRRPERVARIALCCEADKRGRLGFEDADYPQGETLKRLHQAALSVQARDLDTTHLKGPAIGEALAKARVKAIAAAR, from the coding sequence ATGAAGATCTATCTTGTCGGCGGCGCCGTACGCGACCGCCTGCTGCAGCGTCCCGCCGGCGACCACGACTGGGTGGTGGTTGGCGCCACGCCCGCGCAGATGGAAGCGCAGGGCTACACCGCGGTCGGCCGCGATTTCCCGGTATTCCTGCATCCAAAGACCGGTGAGGAGTACGCACTGGCGCGTACCGAACGCAAATCCGGCCGCGGCTATCGCGGCTTTGTGGTCGATGCCGACCCGGGAGTGACGCTGGAAGAAGACCTGCAGCGCCGCGACTTCACCATCAATGCGATTGCCTGCGACGAAGACAGCGGGGCGCTGGTCGATCCTTACGGCGGCGTGCGTGATATCGAGCAGCGCGTGCTGCGCCATGTCGGCCCTGCGTTCGTGGAAGATCCGTTGCGCGTGCTGCGCGCGGCACGCTTCATGGCGCGCTTCGCCCCGCTGGGCTTCACCGTCGCCGAAGAGACCATGGCGCTGATGCGCGAGATCGCCGCCAGTGGCGAACTGGATGCACTGGTGCCGGAGCGAGTGTGGCAGGAACTGCGCAAGGCGCTGGTCAGTGAGCAGCCCTCCGCCTTCCTGCGCACGCTGCACGATGCACATGCACTGGGCCCTATCCTGCCCGAGCTGGAAGCGCTGTATGGCGTGCCGCAGCGTGCCGAATTCCATCCGGAAGTGGATACCGGCATCCACCAGGAAATGGTCAGCGACATGGCGGCGAAGCTGGCCCCCGGCGATGACCTGGTCGGCTTTGCCGCGCTTACCCACGATCTCGGCAAGGGCCTGACCCCGCCGGGGGAGTGGCCGCGCCACATCATGCACGAACAGCGCGGCATCAAACCCCTGAAGGCACTGTGCGCGCGGTTGAAGATTCCCGCCGAGCACCAGCAGCTGGCCGAAGCGGTCTGCCGGGAGCACTTGAACGTGCACCGCATCGACGAACTCCGCGATGCCACCGTGTTGGAACTGCTGGGCCGCTGTGATGCGCTGCGCCGGCCGGAGCGCGTGGCCCGCATCGCACTGTGCTGCGAGGCCGACAAACGCGGCCGGCTCGGCTTCGAGGACGCCGACTACCCGCAGGGCGAAACGCTCAAGCGCCTGCACCAGGCGGCACTGTCAGTACAGGCGCGGGACCTGGATACCACCCATCTGAAGGGCCCGGCCATCGGTGAAGCGTTGGCCAAGGCACGGGTGAAGGCGATTGCCGCCGCCCGCTGA
- a CDS encoding SseB family protein produces MDHDTPFEPLNDLEVRLLQAQDGTLTASQFLDGLLTSTAFVLLDKAIGEDGAWDESISPLVLTSESGEPMFAVFTAPERAGLWHEQLPQFAHAMPIAVHALLAGIGDGVGLVLNPGLDVGMEMIPDAVAQLKQRAAAITRGMAH; encoded by the coding sequence ATGGACCACGACACCCCGTTCGAACCCCTCAACGACCTCGAGGTGCGCCTGCTGCAGGCCCAGGACGGCACGCTGACCGCATCGCAGTTCCTCGATGGCCTGCTGACCTCGACGGCGTTCGTGCTGCTGGACAAGGCCATCGGCGAAGACGGTGCCTGGGACGAGAGCATCTCGCCGCTGGTGCTGACCAGCGAGAGCGGCGAGCCGATGTTCGCGGTGTTCACCGCGCCCGAGCGCGCGGGCCTGTGGCACGAGCAGCTGCCGCAGTTCGCGCATGCCATGCCGATCGCGGTGCACGCGCTGCTGGCCGGGATCGGCGACGGCGTCGGCCTGGTGCTGAACCCCGGCCTGGACGTGGGCATGGAGATGATTCCCGATGCCGTGGCCCAGCTGAAGCAGCGTGCGGCGGCGATCACCCGCGGCATGGCGCACTGA